AGCTTCCTAGGTCTTTTGTGTAACTTGCAGTGGCCACTGACATAGTTACATTCAAAGCATCTAGTCCTCTAGGTTGCCAAGGTTCCAAAATGCTGCAGAGATGGAAGCTCTCTGCACACGAGAGGGTACTTTGCTGATCAGGAAAGAGCTCCCCATCTCCAGATTTGTTTTTGTCACAGCTCAGGAGGCTTACATGGTATATCAAGTGACAAAAGGAAATAAGATACTGAGCAGTGTTTTgagtataatttttaaaagaaaaagaacccaaGTACACTTCTTCAATTTAACAGGGACAGAAAATTTTAGTGCATATTATTAGATCAACTATGTCTATAAGGTAGCTATTGTGAAGAACAGAAACTAATCATAGCTTCCTTGCCTTAGCTGGAATCAATTACTGTCCAGATGCTAGTCTGGAAAACACAGAACAAGAGTGCCATCTATTGGCATTATTTTTTCCACGATTTGGCTAGACAAATTTGCTTAAACTTTTTAGTGAACTAAGGCTGTTTTAAGTGTCCCACCAGTTTATTCAGAATTTACTAAGAACTGTTATCACTATACATCCTTTCCCCCTTACATTAGTGATCTTGTTGTACTGAGATGTTCTTCCTTTTTGGTGCCTGCATTTTTAAGTTTATTTCAAAACAAATTCCATGCAGAAATATTTATGTAATTGGTATCTTCCAGAAGGAACGTTTATTTTGCCTTCCAGCCAACAGTCACttatgaaaataagaaatataaagacacacacacatattgtttTATAACAAACATGtatgtaattaaaaacaaatccataCAAAAGTGCTTTAACGTTACAAGCTGGATTATAAATTCCATGCCCATAATTCAAATACAGCATTTTTAGAACTTTGTGACTAATGTTGGTCACAGGACAGAGAGGTGGGGGATAAGCCACATTACAGTGCTAAATCCTAGACTAACCACAGATATGGCTCTCGGATATAAACAGAGAAAtaatcagaaataaaataaaagctgcaaaaatGAACTTAAACTGGGAGCACCATATTAATCACCCACTTGTAAAGAAACCAGGATGAATATATGCTGCTTTGGCATATATTTTCCTTTGTCCAATTGAACTGCTTCTTCCTCACAGTGTGATCTCAGGCAACACAATGTGGATGCGATGGCATCCCCAACACTCAATAACCCACCTGATTTGGCACTGTGACATCACTGAGGGCTAATGGAGCCTATTCAGAGTAAACAGTACACTTCCTGTAATAAAGGTTTATAGTGTGAGTGGGTGGCAGAATGCCTACCTATCAGGAGAGAGTTATTGTGGCcctgtcactcccccccccccaaaaatgtaggtACCGTACTTCCTGATCTGTGGTTACATCTCCTACACCATACCGGTACTACTGGCAGAATGGGTGAATGCTTTAGCCTTGGGCTCTGCAGTCAGCCTATCTGTAGGTTGTTCAAAAACCCAGAACAGTATTTAGATGGCCCCAAAAAACCTTGATAATCTCAGGTAGAAATGAAGGTTTTGCTGAACTGTTCATCAGTTTAGGAAGGTCAAGCAGCTCTTCCTGCATTGGGTAAGCATACACTGCATTGCACATACGCAACGAATCTGCAGTAAAAAGGGAGACTATACAGAAATCTTCTAACTTTGTCTATTCAGTTCCCCATGTGACGCCAGTTTGTGCATTGCTTCCCTTTTTTGCTGTCTAGTAGTCCCTGTTTGACATTGCGTGGTGTGTCCTGTCCCCATCCCCCCCTGGGTATCAGACCACATTTGTGTCTTATTATAGgtagactagactagactagactagactaaGGAACAATACAAACTGGGGAGAAAGCCCTGAATATAAATAACTCCCCAAAGCAGAGCAGATATATAGGAAGTGGACAGGGCTGACCAGATGCTAGACCATATGATAAACACCAAGAGTCATGGTGCAATATAAAAAACTGGGCATTTATATGGTACAGCTGGCTATGCATAATCTTTTCCTAATTTATGAGGCTGGAGCATCTGGTGTGTTACTGTCACTCtattaggctcccccccccccttccaagtgAGCTGTGTCTTGTTAGGAGTGTCAGATTTTTAAATGCTGTCCTGCCAGTGAGTGAAATGAAAATGCAATTTGGGGAGATGCCTTATTGTGAACCTATTGTTCATAATAAGGCCTTTCAGAAGTGCATGTGGTATctgagaacaaacaaacaagggggTGTAATTTCTATTCATTCACACACGCTGCATTTTATACATGGCTGTAGCTCACAGGCTTTGCAGTCGCAAGGGACGCAACCTGTATTTGCACCCATCTATGTGGCGAAGAGTTTTTATCAGTTCCAACTATCAGTCTAAAGAAAAGGAAGAGCAAACTACACTAGACCAGAAAAGATCCTCTCTACACAAGTTAGGGGAAGCTATCCAGACAGAGAGGCATTAAAATCAGTTGACCACATACCAAGGCCCAAGCATGCTGGTGGGAAGGGTACAATTTAATGCTTGAGGATATTTATGGAAACTTATTTATCTGTATCTGTATAGCTGTTATTAGAAAAGTTAGCTGAAGCCCTTCTctagaacagtgtgtgtgtgtagttgtacGGTTAAACTAAGTCTTTGGTTATAATAAAACAGTCAGGTCTTCTTTGAAGTAAGAGATTCAGCATGGCTTACTCTTAAGTATGTGAGTGTTAGCTTGCAACATACTTTTTTTTAGGATCGGGAAATCATAGTTTCAAATTTCACATCATAAATCATAAACACATATATTATGGGAAGTAAAAAATTGCAGTAAGTGGTTCATCTAGGTCTGAATGCTGTTTTCAGTTAgttggccaagcagatgcctacaggaagcacACAACCAGGGCCTGAAACACAGCAGCATTTCACATCCTGAGGTTTCCTGCATCCAGTATTCAAAAAAgcatactgcctcccacagtgggGGTAGCAAGAGATTATTATTCTTGcctcacagggggttggactagttgacccttcgggtccattccaactctacagttcttcaAATTCATAGCAGAATACTTCAAAGTGCTTATAAACCTTTACAATGGATATTTGTGATAGTCAAAAGtaattgcttctctctctctttcacaatGTTATCTGATTGAGAAATGGATCTCTTGGGCTTCTGGTGTGTCACTGGAACTCTGTGCATTCAGCCTTTCTTCCACATCAGGAGGAAGCCAACGATGCCTGTCATAGCCAGAAATGTTTCTGCAGCTATCTGGGAGTGTGGGTTGTTCCACATCTGCATTGGGAAGATCCAGATTTGGAACACTGCTGCACATCTCTTCTTGGCCACTGAGATCTCTAATATAATTTTCATTCTCTTCGGCACTTTGTTCACCTTCAGATATTTCCACAATAATGCCTTCATGGAGACTTGAAGTTCTCCGAGAGTGAAGTGTATCTGCTTCTTGGTCAGAGTCACTGAGGCCAGTGGCCTCTCCTGAGGGATCCGACTCTGGCTTAATGTCTGGTTCAGTTATAAGAGCAGCATGTCTGTCTTCTGGTTTGGGGTCAAAGTTGACTGGGTTCATGTTTCTTACCACAGCAGCCTTAAGAAAtgtaaaaggaaatgaaaaaaattaGTGGCAAGTTATTTTCCTTGGAAACAAAAGATAACACACAGCCCGTTTCTCATCTGTTTTAGCATACATGGGTTCATGAGTGCATCAGTTTGCTCATCTTCCAGCTTCTTCCCTgtccttcatttcatttcatttcacttttaatttttataccacctttctatAATGCTatgcacaaggcagtttacaagctgaagaaagagcaaaataaaataatctggTCCAACACAAATAAGTCATAATAAAATATGTGATAAATTTGTCATACAGCTCCCATGTTTAGTTATAGCCCTATAAAAATTGTAAGTGGAGTAAGGAAGTCCAAGTAATCCATAAGCTTATTGAAAGATGGGAGTTCATAAATCCCTGGAATATGAGATTTCAAGATAATATACTCAATCTTATGTTTTGCTTAAATTGATATGATGCATTGTAATCTTTTATTCATCATTTGAACATAAACGTATATTtggatatttaaaacaaaaaagtcgGACAAATGCCATAAAATCAAttgtgagaaattaaaatggcCGCCACACCAGTTAATCTAGCTTTTGACTACTACTACTGCCAGGTTGTGTCAGGCAGCACAGGGACCAAGATATGCACAGGGCCCCATGTGGCTGAACTTGCTGGCAGCATTTCTAATCTCACCACAATACAGTACTACGCCATGGACACTGCATTCTGGAGACCGTGCCTACTATCTAGTATTCACTCCGGCCCGACATTTTTGTCTGTGCTGCGCTAAAGCGTTTTATGCCAGCAGCGGAAGGTTTTTCTTCAGCTCTGGGCCTGAACAGCAGAGGTTATTAGGAAGAAAGCAGTCCTCGCTTAccccaggcatagacaaactcggccctccagatgtttttggactacaactcccatcatccctagctaacaggaccagtggtcagggatgatgggagttgtagtccaaaaacatctggagggatgagtttgcctatgcctggcttactTGATGTGTTCTACCAATGCTGCATAGTGCACAATATTATAATTGTgtatgactgtattttgaaaacttTTGCAACCCTCTTTGGGAGTCTCTTGAAGCTATAAAGCAGCATGTAAGTTTTCTAAGAGTAccaacaaaataaaatttgagTCTGTTAGCTATTAAGACATGATATATGAAGAAAAGAGCTTTAGGCTTCTACAGAGAACTTACCAGAGACTTAGGAAGTTTAATTGTTCTCTGTTTCTTACTGAACCATCTGTAAATTCCTGCTAAGATTCCCACCAAAAGAAGAAATCCAAGAACACCTACAGTTATAGGCACTGTTAAATCTACAAAATTAAACAGACAGACATTTGATACAGTAACAAGGCATTGGGTCTAATACTATTAATTCACACATATATGTATGCTACACATTTGAAAGTAGTACAGATATTTTTCAGAAAATTAACAGGTCCTTTCTTGGCAGTGCAGAGCTATTTATAAAACAGCCTGGAGCACAATCTGGATACATGACGGACGGATGAAAAAACcaaaagtgtggcttctgattggctgctggaagctcctgaTGCCAAtaagaagctgcggaagccctgtcagacgttcaggttccaaaagaacattaaaaaaccGGAAGAGTCACTTCTaggttttgatcgttcgggagccaaaacgtccaagaactaggctgttcgaaaaccaaggtatgactgtatagcatTTCTAGCTTGAGATGGACAGTCTTCCCTCAGTAGGGAGTTCTACTGGGTGTGGGTGGGAGAATGATTCTGAAGAAGCTACACTGACATCATAGGTTCTCTCTCACAAATTAGGAACCAGGAAGCTGCATTTTGAAACACAGAACTTCCTGGGTGTGTTTGTGGGCCGTCCCATAGCTGCAGCAGTTGAACAGCTGGAGGTTATAAAGATGTAGCAGTCAGAAAAAGCTGAAATGGCACCTGTGAATCTAGACAGAATGGCAACTGTGCAAGTACAGTCGACTTGCAACTTACACACACTTAATTTGCACGATCGCAGCTTTATGCACCTGGTGGCTGGTCACCCGTGatcacacaaatgcacacaaagcAGAGAACTGAAAAGCGCTGGCGCAGAAAGCACCTTTAAGCCTTGCTTACTGGGTTCCGAGAGGCTCCTGACACCTTGCGTTGCAGGCAAGACCTTCACAGTGTGCCAGCACTGGAAAGGTAGGGATGGTCAGGTGGGAGTGATTCCAGGATTGTTTTAGCTACACACAGTTTTGACTATATGTACAATCTCCAAACCTAGCCCCCGTGCAAGTTGTGATCCCCCTCTGCTCCAAATTATGAAGCTGAGTGACCACGGTAACCAATGAATTCAGTGGTGGTTACTTCTAAGTAAAGGAGGAAAGaggcagtttttttgcaaagatgTGGAGGCTGCATTCTACCCCCACCCAGTCAATCatgtgacatcacaatgatggcaGATAACTAAGGGGCTTGCCAACCTGTCCAATTTGGTTTATGAGGCAGATTTTGTTAAGACTGTGGCCCATGGAGCTGTAAAGGTTCTCTACTCCCATCTGTATGATCCTCTGCTCTGCAGATTATGAGGCTTTCAAAACTATGAAGAATTAACTTAATTTACCTGATGAGTGTTTAGGAGAAATGCCAATACATCTCTCTTCAGATTCTTCACTCTGAATGGCAAACTCTTCTGAAAATCCTTGAACTGAAACACAATACAAGCTTTCCGAATAATTAACTTGAATTTTTATGGTACATGCTGTGTCGTTACATTCCTCTGCCTCAAATTCTTGacgctgtaaaaaaacaaaactttttttaaaaaaacaagttacaTTTGTTTATGTAAATACAATATATGCAAGGAAACAGGAAGGGGTCTGCCAGCTGATTTAAACTCTGCCTACTAACAACCTAATTTGCTACTGAAGATTTGCAGAGTGGAAAAAAGCCTTTTTTACGGGTTCCATGATAACAACCAGATTCTTCTTTTACAATTAGTCAGATTATCCATCTCTGTTTCCCCACTGCATGATTTATACTGCATGTGGTTTACTTCCCTGTTCCTAATATGATGCAATCAATCTTCtcatttccctcttccctctgtcCTCCGCTCCACCTCCATTCCTACTTCGTGTCAGTGGTGTTTCACCTAATCAGGGTCCTTGTCCACATTCTTCCTTTCTAACCTCATTGCTATTTCAATACGCAGCATCCCTCTTTGTGCTCTTAAAAgccactgggttttttttgcttaACAAAACCATGTTATTGTTTCTCATAAACTCTCTTCTCTTTTACTGAAACACTGATTTAGCCTCACAGTGTTAGAACAAGAGACTTGTGGTATCTTTAAATCAATGACCAACATATTATTGGGCATATACCTAGATACATGAAGATACATATTGGGATTCCGCTTCCCCCCCCATTGTTTCAAATGAAATAACTAAGAAATATATATCAAACTTATAGCTCCTCATCTTTACCCCTTCCCTCCTCTTAAGTCTAGTTCCATTATTActgtctcttttaaaaaaaagtctattaaaaaagagacagaaattcCTGTCTTCTTTACCATTACATTATCCTGACTTTGCATTTGTTGAATATTTCCAAATTTCATTCAGTTCTTTCTCCTCCTACAATGAAAACATTGGTTTACGCTGATTTTATGCTGCCTCTATTACTGAAAGCATCAAGCTTGCCTAATCCCCTCCCCAGGCATGCTTAattctcttctccagcctctaTCTTGAGTTCTCAAATCTGCTACTCATCTTGCCCATCCTGCCTCCTGGGCTGACCACTTCTGTCTTCTTTACTGGCTCCCCTTTCATTATGACATTCATTTCAAACTTGCTCTTTGCTTTTAAGTGCCTGCATTCTCTTGTCCTCGTTTTGTCTTTTCTCTCACAATGTGGCCCTCCCTGTTCCCAACATTTTGCTAGCACTCTCTTCCTCACCAAGtccctttcttcctctgcttccccccATTTCCATTCTTTAGTGCTCGTTGTTCTAAtccagagggacgcgggtggcgctgtggtctaaaccactgagactagggcttgttgattggaaggtcggtggttcgaatccccgcgatggggtgagctcccgttactcggtcccagctcctgccaacctagcagttctaaagcacgtcaaagtgcaagtagataaataggttaccgctccggcaggaaggtaaatggtgtttctgtgcagtgctctggttcaccagaagtggcttagtcatgctggccacatgacctggaagctgtctgcggacaaacaccggctccctcggcctatggagcAAGATCAGCGTGGAgcaccagagtcgtccgcgactggacctaacgatcaggggtacctttaccataAC
Above is a window of Lacerta agilis isolate rLacAgi1 chromosome 3, rLacAgi1.pri, whole genome shotgun sequence DNA encoding:
- the IFNGR1 gene encoding interferon gamma receptor 1; translation: MGLAELLIALAVLPWAFRGGSGALALPEKVSSPSNIVIDSYNFNTSVRWDYKSVSSKTLFTVNIKCYDGVGDMEVDNCVNITKRYCDITHKVDQSCDTFWVKVKALNGLHESDYTYSDRYHLFENGRIAPPKFNIYVENLEIIVDTEVPLTPYGNKFPLTLRANITDFTSRVFLWEKGDPKERQEFEAEECNDTACTIKIQVNYSESLYCVSVQGFSEEFAIQSEESEERCIGISPKHSSDLTVPITVGVLGFLLLVGILAGIYRWFSKKQRTIKLPKSLAAVVRNMNPVNFDPKPEDRHAALITEPDIKPESDPSGEATGLSDSDQEADTLHSRRTSSLHEGIIVEISEGEQSAEENENYIRDLSGQEEMCSSVPNLDLPNADVEQPTLPDSCRNISGYDRHRWLPPDVEERLNAQSSSDTPEAQEIHFSIR